A window of the Streptomyces albireticuli genome harbors these coding sequences:
- a CDS encoding phosphatidylglycerol lysyltransferase domain-containing protein, with translation MGEVRLTPDEGARGGPRPQRAAAFAVWYLRVVTFVNLLSAVWVSFGADIRRHNADEFFTPYLLTAGFASALWSLVMAVTLRRRKRASWILNLVLSGLLLLVMAFAMFFREFNRHALNWFSLVATALFVLALLVGRREFYAKGDRSNPRLAALVAAVGLLLTSLTAALLVTVANEAHDAYRSTFLDRWSYGFMRLVSLAADDGRYPGIATPGWVDVFINVMSMFLLLVVVYAAFRARRATDPLTAEDEERLRALLDRHGDRDSLGYFALRREKSVIWSPSGKAAVTYRVVGGVSLASGDPIGDPEAWPGAIEPWLAEAREHGWIPAVMGAGEEAGTIYARHGLDALEIGDEAIVDTAEFTLEGRAMRTVRQAFNRVKRAGYTVRIRRHEDIPEEEMAELLRRADDWRDGATERGFSMALGRLGDPGDGRCVMLECHDGKGELRALLSFVPWGPKGLSLDLMRRDRDSENGLMEFMVIELLQQARGLGITQVSLNFAMFRSVFERGSKLGAGPVLRMWRSLLSFFSRWWQIESLYRANAKYRPIWEPRFMLFEKSSDLLRIGVASARAEGFLEAPGLPKWLNRKHLESPR, from the coding sequence ATGGGAGAAGTCCGCTTGACTCCGGATGAAGGCGCGCGGGGCGGCCCCCGGCCGCAGCGCGCCGCAGCTTTCGCCGTGTGGTACCTCCGCGTCGTCACGTTCGTCAATCTGCTGAGCGCGGTCTGGGTGTCGTTCGGCGCGGACATCCGGCGGCACAACGCGGACGAGTTCTTCACCCCCTACCTGCTGACGGCCGGCTTCGCGTCGGCGCTGTGGTCGCTGGTCATGGCGGTCACCCTGCGCCGGCGCAAGCGCGCCTCGTGGATCCTCAACCTGGTGCTGTCCGGGCTGCTCCTGCTGGTCATGGCGTTCGCCATGTTCTTCCGGGAGTTCAACCGGCACGCGCTGAACTGGTTCTCGCTGGTCGCGACGGCCCTCTTCGTACTGGCGCTGCTGGTGGGCCGCCGGGAGTTCTACGCCAAGGGCGACCGCTCCAACCCGCGGCTCGCCGCGCTGGTCGCGGCCGTCGGCCTGCTGCTGACCTCGCTGACCGCCGCCCTGCTGGTGACCGTCGCCAACGAGGCCCACGACGCGTACCGCTCGACGTTCCTGGACCGCTGGAGCTACGGCTTCATGCGCCTGGTGTCGCTGGCCGCCGACGACGGCCGCTACCCCGGCATCGCCACACCCGGCTGGGTCGACGTCTTCATCAACGTGATGAGCATGTTCCTGCTGCTCGTCGTGGTCTACGCGGCCTTCCGCGCCCGGCGCGCCACCGACCCGCTCACCGCGGAGGACGAGGAGCGGCTGCGGGCCCTGCTGGACCGGCACGGCGACCGCGACTCGCTGGGCTACTTCGCGCTGCGGCGCGAGAAGAGCGTCATCTGGTCCCCGTCCGGCAAGGCCGCCGTCACCTACCGCGTCGTCGGCGGGGTCTCGCTGGCCTCCGGCGACCCGATCGGCGACCCCGAGGCCTGGCCCGGCGCCATCGAGCCCTGGCTGGCCGAGGCCCGTGAGCACGGCTGGATCCCGGCCGTGATGGGCGCGGGCGAGGAGGCCGGCACCATCTACGCCCGGCACGGCCTGGACGCCCTGGAGATCGGCGACGAGGCCATCGTGGACACCGCCGAGTTCACCCTGGAGGGCCGCGCGATGCGCACCGTCCGCCAGGCGTTCAACAGGGTGAAGCGGGCCGGCTACACCGTGCGGATCCGGCGCCACGAGGACATCCCCGAGGAGGAGATGGCCGAGCTGCTGCGCCGCGCGGACGACTGGCGCGACGGCGCGACCGAGCGCGGCTTCTCCATGGCGCTCGGCCGGCTCGGCGACCCGGGCGACGGGCGCTGCGTGATGCTGGAGTGCCACGACGGCAAGGGCGAGCTGCGGGCCCTGCTGAGCTTCGTGCCGTGGGGCCCCAAGGGCCTGTCGCTGGACCTGATGCGGCGCGACCGGGACTCCGAGAACGGCCTCATGGAGTTCATGGTCATCGAGCTGCTCCAGCAGGCCAGGGGGCTGGGCATCACCCAGGTGTCGCTGAACTTCGCGATGTTCCGGTCCGTCTTCGAGCGCGGCTCCAAGCTCGGCGCGGGCCCGGTGCTGCGGATGTGGCGGTCGCTGCTCAGCTTCTTCTCCCGCTGGTGGCAGATCGAGTCGCTGTACCGAGCAAATGCGAAGTACCGCCCCATCTGGGAACCTCGTTTCATGCTGTTCGAGAAGAGCAGTGACCTGCTGCGGATCGGCGTCGCGAGCGCGCGGGCCGAAGGGTTCCTCGAAGCCCCCGGGCTGCCCAAATGGCTCAACCGCAAGCATCTGGAGAGCCCGCGATGA
- the lpdA gene encoding dihydrolipoyl dehydrogenase, translating to MANDASTVFDLVILGGGSGGYAAALRGAQLGLDVALIEKNKLGGTCLHNGCIPTKALLHAGEIADQAREAAQFGVKATFEGIDIAGVHKYKDDVIAGLYKGLQGLVASRKVTYIEGEGRLSSPTSVDVNGQRVQGRHVLLATGSVPKSLPGLEIDGNRIISSDHALTLDRVPKSAIVLGGGVIGVEFASAWKSFGTDVTIVEGLKHLVPVEDENSSKLLERAFRKRGIKFNLGTFFQKAEYTTDGVKVTLADGKEFEAEILLVAIGRGPVSQGLGYEEQGVAMDRGYVLVDEYMQTNVPTISAVGDLVPTLQLAHVGFAEGILVAERLAGLKPVPIDYDGVPRVTYCHPEVASVGISEAKAKEIYGADKVVALKYNLAGNGKSKILKTAGEIKLVQVKDGAVVGVHMVGDRMGEQVGEAQLVYNWEALPAEVAQLIHAHPTQNEALGEAHLALAGKPLHAHD from the coding sequence GTGGCGAACGACGCCAGCACCGTTTTCGACCTAGTGATCCTCGGAGGCGGTAGCGGCGGTTACGCCGCTGCCCTGCGCGGAGCGCAGCTGGGTCTGGACGTCGCTCTGATCGAGAAGAACAAGCTCGGGGGCACCTGCCTGCACAACGGCTGCATCCCCACCAAGGCGCTGCTGCACGCCGGTGAGATCGCCGACCAGGCTCGCGAGGCCGCGCAGTTCGGTGTCAAGGCCACCTTCGAGGGCATCGACATCGCGGGCGTCCACAAGTACAAGGACGACGTGATCGCCGGCCTGTACAAGGGCCTCCAGGGCCTGGTCGCCTCCCGCAAGGTGACCTACATCGAGGGCGAGGGCCGGCTGTCCTCCCCGACCTCCGTGGACGTGAACGGCCAGCGCGTCCAGGGCCGCCACGTCCTGCTGGCGACCGGCTCCGTGCCGAAGTCGCTGCCGGGCCTGGAGATCGACGGCAACCGCATCATCTCCTCGGACCACGCGCTGACGCTCGACCGCGTCCCGAAGTCCGCGATCGTGCTGGGCGGCGGCGTCATCGGCGTCGAGTTCGCCTCCGCCTGGAAGTCCTTCGGGACCGACGTCACCATCGTCGAGGGCCTCAAGCACCTCGTCCCCGTCGAGGACGAGAACAGCTCCAAGCTGCTGGAGCGCGCCTTCCGCAAGCGTGGCATCAAGTTCAACCTCGGCACCTTCTTCCAGAAGGCGGAGTACACCACCGACGGCGTCAAGGTCACCCTGGCCGACGGCAAGGAGTTCGAGGCCGAGATCCTGCTCGTCGCCATCGGCCGCGGCCCGGTCTCCCAGGGCCTGGGCTACGAGGAGCAGGGCGTCGCGATGGACCGCGGCTACGTCCTGGTCGACGAGTACATGCAGACCAACGTGCCGACGATCTCGGCCGTCGGTGACCTCGTCCCGACGCTCCAGCTCGCGCACGTCGGCTTCGCCGAGGGCATCCTGGTGGCGGAGCGACTGGCCGGCCTCAAGCCCGTGCCGATCGACTACGACGGCGTGCCCCGGGTGACGTACTGCCACCCCGAGGTCGCCTCCGTGGGCATCTCCGAGGCCAAGGCCAAGGAGATCTACGGCGCGGACAAGGTCGTCGCCCTGAAGTACAACCTCGCGGGCAACGGCAAGAGCAAGATCCTCAAGACCGCGGGCGAGATCAAGCTCGTCCAGGTCAAGGACGGTGCCGTCGTCGGCGTCCACATGGTCGGTGACCGTATGGGTGAGCAGGTCGGCGAAGCCCAGCTGGTCTACAACTGGGAGGCGCTGCCGGCCGAGGTCGCGCAGCTCATCCACGCGCACCCCACGCAGAACGAGGCTCTCGGCGAGGCCCACCTGGCCCTGGCCGGCAAGCCGCTGCACGCGCACGACTAG
- a CDS encoding adenosylcobinamide-GDP ribazoletransferase has translation MTDTTASRPTLGDAFRFAFGTLTVLPVRLTRWDRAAARGGMLAAPLAGLVVGGCAAAAGAVLLLLGSSPLLAAVASVAAPAVLTRALHLDGLADVADGLGSGKPAEDALRIMKRSDIGPFGVVTLLLVLLGQVAALAGAYADGAARGAVAVAVAALAARCSLTLASRAGVPAARPEGLGAAVAGVLPAWSALLVAALATAAAAALGATTGPYGAVRAALAVPLALAAGELLLRHCVRRFGGVTGDVFGALAETSATAALVVLALG, from the coding sequence ATGACCGACACGACAGCGTCCCGGCCCACCCTGGGCGACGCCTTCCGCTTCGCCTTCGGCACGCTGACCGTGCTGCCCGTGCGCCTCACCCGCTGGGACCGGGCGGCCGCCCGGGGCGGCATGCTCGCGGCGCCCCTCGCGGGGCTGGTCGTGGGCGGCTGCGCGGCCGCGGCGGGAGCGGTACTGCTCCTGCTGGGCTCGAGCCCGCTGCTCGCCGCCGTGGCCTCCGTGGCGGCCCCCGCGGTCCTCACCCGCGCCCTCCACCTGGACGGCCTCGCGGACGTCGCCGACGGGCTGGGCAGCGGGAAGCCCGCCGAGGACGCCCTGCGGATCATGAAGCGGTCGGACATCGGCCCGTTCGGCGTCGTCACCCTGCTGCTGGTCCTGCTCGGCCAGGTCGCGGCACTCGCCGGGGCGTACGCGGACGGCGCGGCGCGCGGCGCCGTCGCCGTGGCCGTGGCGGCGCTCGCCGCCCGCTGCTCCCTGACGCTGGCCTCCCGGGCCGGGGTGCCGGCGGCCCGGCCCGAGGGCCTGGGCGCGGCCGTCGCCGGGGTGCTTCCCGCGTGGTCCGCGCTGCTGGTGGCCGCCCTGGCCACGGCCGCCGCCGCGGCCCTCGGGGCCACCACGGGCCCGTACGGCGCGGTGCGCGCGGCCCTCGCGGTGCCGCTCGCCCTGGCCGCCGGCGAGCTGCTGCTGCGGCACTGCGTGCGGCGCTTCGGCGGGGTCACCGGGGACGTCTTCGGCGCCCTGGCGGAGACCTCGGCCACCGCCGCGCTCGTCGTGCTCGCTCTCGGCTGA
- a CDS encoding class I SAM-dependent methyltransferase: MGGLRNAVRQELVARQLDEQIAARFPVGRRLRVLDVGPGQGTQALRLARAGHEVTGLESDPRMVAALREALAAEPEGIQERVRVVGGDGRDAGAHFLPGSFDVVLCHGVLMYVTEPDPMLAGLARVLAPGGLLSLLVRNADALAMRPGLAGDWGTALAAFDSPAYVNRLGLEVRADRRETLTATLAGIGAPLHAWYGVRVFTDQAADGREPPAGEALEHLLAAEYRAGRTDPYRAVAALLHLCGVRG; the protein is encoded by the coding sequence CTGGGCGGCTTACGGAACGCGGTCCGGCAGGAGCTGGTCGCACGCCAGCTCGACGAACAGATAGCCGCCCGCTTCCCGGTGGGCCGCCGGCTGCGGGTCCTCGACGTCGGCCCCGGCCAGGGCACCCAGGCCCTGCGGCTGGCCCGGGCGGGCCATGAGGTGACGGGCCTGGAGTCCGACCCCCGGATGGTGGCCGCCCTGCGCGAGGCGCTGGCGGCGGAGCCCGAGGGCATCCAGGAGCGGGTGCGGGTGGTCGGGGGCGACGGCCGGGACGCGGGCGCGCACTTCCTCCCCGGCTCCTTCGACGTCGTCCTGTGCCACGGCGTGCTGATGTACGTGACGGAGCCGGACCCGATGCTCGCCGGGCTGGCCCGGGTGCTCGCGCCCGGCGGCCTCCTCTCCCTGCTCGTCCGGAACGCCGACGCCCTGGCCATGCGGCCGGGGCTGGCCGGGGACTGGGGCACGGCCCTCGCGGCCTTCGACTCGCCCGCCTACGTCAACCGCCTCGGCCTGGAGGTCCGCGCGGACCGCCGGGAGACGCTGACGGCGACGCTCGCGGGCATCGGCGCCCCGCTGCACGCCTGGTACGGCGTGCGGGTCTTCACGGACCAGGCGGCCGACGGCCGGGAGCCCCCGGCGGGCGAGGCCCTGGAGCACCTGCTCGCCGCCGAGTACCGGGCGGGCCGCACCGACCCCTACCGCGCGGTCGCGGCGCTGCTGCACCTGTGCGGCGTGCGGGGCTGA
- a CDS encoding bifunctional adenosylcobinamide kinase/adenosylcobinamide-phosphate guanylyltransferase → MEITLLGTGAPEGLPRPDCPCASCATAAGDEARAATALLVDGAVLLDLTPGPAFAAARAGRSIAGVRQVLLSHPHDGPAVEFPAGLPAPVRVPDGRELSVISGHRVRAVALDAPGTGYEVTGPDGERLLYLPPGTAPAGLAGPGSGPYDMVLLDVLGRPDSLARLRGAGAVTATTDVLGVHVDHDVPPGPELHRRLAAAGARAVPDGTTLVVGDYHAVPDLPRRTLVLGGARSGKSVEAERRLESFPDVLYVATGGTREGDADWAARVALHRDRRPGSWRTAETCDLVPLLTADGPPLLIDCLALWLTDAMDSVGAWEDARWDDGGKEALAARVAELVAAVRATRRTLVAVSNEVGSGVVPATASGRRFRDELGRLNVMLGAQCEQVVLVVAGQALPLR, encoded by the coding sequence GTGGAAATCACTCTCCTCGGCACCGGAGCCCCCGAAGGGCTGCCGCGCCCCGACTGCCCCTGCGCGTCCTGCGCCACCGCCGCCGGTGACGAGGCGCGGGCCGCGACCGCGCTGCTCGTCGACGGCGCGGTGCTCCTCGACCTCACCCCGGGGCCCGCGTTCGCGGCCGCCCGCGCCGGGCGGTCGATCGCCGGTGTGCGCCAGGTGCTGCTCTCGCACCCGCACGACGGGCCCGCCGTCGAGTTCCCGGCCGGGCTGCCGGCGCCGGTGCGGGTGCCCGACGGGCGCGAGCTGTCGGTGATCAGCGGGCACCGGGTGCGGGCGGTGGCCCTGGACGCGCCGGGCACCGGCTACGAGGTGACGGGGCCCGACGGGGAACGGCTGCTGTACCTGCCGCCGGGCACGGCACCGGCCGGGCTGGCCGGGCCGGGCTCCGGCCCGTACGACATGGTCCTGCTCGACGTGCTGGGCCGCCCGGACTCGCTGGCCCGGCTGCGCGGCGCGGGCGCGGTCACCGCGACGACCGACGTGCTCGGCGTGCACGTCGACCACGACGTGCCGCCCGGCCCGGAGCTGCACCGGCGGCTGGCGGCGGCCGGGGCGCGGGCCGTGCCGGACGGCACGACGCTGGTCGTCGGGGACTACCACGCGGTGCCGGACCTGCCACGGCGCACGCTGGTGCTGGGCGGCGCCCGCTCGGGCAAGTCCGTGGAGGCCGAGCGGCGGCTGGAGTCCTTCCCCGACGTGCTGTACGTCGCGACCGGCGGCACCCGCGAGGGGGACGCGGACTGGGCCGCGCGGGTCGCCCTGCACCGCGACCGGCGGCCGGGCTCCTGGCGCACGGCCGAGACCTGCGACCTGGTCCCCCTGCTCACGGCGGACGGCCCGCCGCTGCTGATCGACTGCCTCGCGCTGTGGCTGACGGACGCGATGGACTCCGTCGGGGCGTGGGAGGACGCCAGGTGGGACGACGGCGGCAAGGAGGCGCTCGCCGCGCGGGTGGCGGAGCTGGTGGCGGCGGTCCGCGCCACCCGCCGCACGCTCGTCGCGGTCAGCAACGAGGTCGGCTCGGGCGTCGTCCCGGCCACGGCCTCGGGCCGCCGCTTCCGGGACGAGCTCGGCCGGCTGAACGTGATGCTGGGCGCGCAGTGCGAGCAGGTGGTCCTGGTGGTGGCGGGCCAGGCGCTGCCCCTCCGCTGA
- a CDS encoding nicotinate-nucleotide--dimethylbenzimidazole phosphoribosyltransferase, whose translation MSGLNLDDFATLIERPDPGTRRDAEARRERLVPRPGALGRLDELGEWLAAAQGAVPVKPVERVTALLFAGDHGVARLGVSGGPEAGAVALVRAALDGESAGAVLARRAGARLRVVDMSVDCDAAELPEEVTRYRVRRGSGRIDVEDALTAEEAEAAFRAGMAIADEEADAGTDLVVLGDLSVGGTTVAGTLIGALCGTDASVVTGRGGAGIDDLAWMRKCAAIRDALRRARPVLGDQLQLLAATGGADFAATTGFLLQSAVRRTPVVLDGVVSAACALVGQRVAFRAPDWWLAGQASGDPAQAKALDRMALNPLLDHGVTVGEGTGALLALPLVQAAAALAAELPERA comes from the coding sequence ATGAGCGGTCTGAATCTTGATGACTTCGCGACACTGATCGAGCGCCCCGACCCCGGCACCCGGCGGGACGCCGAAGCGCGGCGGGAGCGGCTCGTGCCCCGCCCCGGCGCCCTGGGCCGGCTGGACGAGCTGGGCGAGTGGCTGGCGGCCGCTCAGGGGGCGGTGCCGGTCAAGCCCGTGGAGCGGGTCACCGCCCTGCTGTTCGCGGGCGACCACGGTGTCGCGCGGCTCGGCGTGTCGGGCGGGCCCGAGGCCGGTGCCGTGGCGCTCGTACGGGCCGCGCTCGACGGGGAGAGCGCCGGCGCGGTGCTGGCCCGGCGGGCCGGGGCGCGGCTGCGCGTCGTCGACATGTCCGTGGACTGCGACGCGGCCGAGCTGCCCGAGGAGGTCACCCGGTACCGGGTGCGCCGCGGCTCGGGCCGGATCGACGTCGAGGACGCCCTGACCGCCGAGGAGGCGGAGGCCGCGTTCCGCGCGGGCATGGCGATCGCCGACGAGGAGGCGGACGCCGGTACGGACCTCGTCGTCCTCGGCGACCTCAGCGTGGGCGGCACCACCGTCGCCGGCACCCTGATCGGCGCGCTGTGCGGCACCGACGCCTCCGTGGTCACCGGCCGCGGCGGCGCGGGCATCGACGACCTGGCGTGGATGCGCAAGTGCGCGGCGATCCGGGACGCCCTGCGCCGCGCCCGGCCGGTCCTCGGCGACCAGCTCCAGCTGCTGGCGGCGACCGGCGGCGCGGACTTCGCGGCGACGACGGGCTTCCTGCTCCAGAGCGCGGTGCGCCGCACCCCCGTGGTGCTCGACGGGGTGGTCTCCGCGGCCTGCGCCCTGGTGGGTCAGCGGGTGGCGTTCCGGGCGCCCGACTGGTGGCTGGCCGGCCAGGCCAGCGGCGACCCGGCGCAGGCGAAGGCGCTGGACCGGATGGCGCTCAACCCTTTGCTCGATCATGGCGTCACAGTGGGCGAGGGGACAGGGGCGCTGCTCGCTCTGCCGTTGGTGCAGGCGGCCGCGGCCCTGGCGGCGGAACTCCCCGAGCGCGCCTGA
- a CDS encoding S1C family serine protease, with the protein MDVSPARTLPRRLLTPVATAVCAAAVLGGCSGFPGSSPSSGERATSASPAPAASAPPSGRGPAGDLQSAYQRVVKDVLPSVVQITAGDSLGSGVVYDAKGHVVTNAHVVGGAKTFKVTLATGGGTVGARLVASYPEQDLAVVVLDQVPQNLKPATLGDSAKVEVGQIVLAMGNPLGLSSSVTQGIVSAVGRTVSEGRAGGGTGATIGNMVQTSAAINPGNSGGALVDLSGRVIGIPTLAAVDPELGQGAAPGIGFAIPAATVRRLSDQIIKSGKVTDSGRAAIGITGRTIVGSDFAPAGVAIVAVGRGGAAEKAGLRPGDILIRLNGTDLTTMQSLTEALASLKPGDRAEVAYDREGTVRTVTITLGTL; encoded by the coding sequence ATGGACGTCTCACCCGCCCGGACCCTCCCACGCCGGCTCCTGACCCCCGTGGCCACCGCCGTCTGCGCGGCGGCGGTGCTGGGCGGATGCTCCGGCTTCCCCGGCTCGTCCCCCTCCTCCGGCGAGCGGGCGACGTCCGCCTCACCGGCCCCCGCCGCCAGCGCCCCGCCCTCGGGGCGCGGCCCGGCCGGGGACCTCCAGTCCGCGTACCAGCGGGTCGTCAAGGACGTCCTGCCGTCCGTCGTCCAGATCACCGCCGGGGACAGCCTGGGCTCCGGGGTCGTCTACGACGCCAAGGGCCACGTCGTCACCAACGCGCACGTCGTCGGGGGCGCCAAGACCTTCAAGGTCACCCTGGCCACGGGCGGCGGCACGGTCGGCGCCCGGCTGGTCGCCAGCTACCCCGAGCAGGACCTCGCGGTCGTCGTGCTCGACCAGGTCCCGCAGAACCTCAAGCCCGCCACCCTCGGCGACTCCGCCAAGGTGGAGGTCGGGCAGATCGTGCTGGCCATGGGCAATCCGCTCGGCCTGTCCAGCAGCGTCACGCAGGGCATCGTCTCGGCCGTCGGCCGCACGGTCAGCGAGGGCCGGGCGGGTGGCGGTACGGGCGCGACCATCGGCAACATGGTGCAGACGTCGGCGGCCATCAACCCCGGCAACAGCGGCGGGGCGCTGGTCGACCTGTCCGGCCGGGTCATCGGCATCCCGACGCTGGCCGCCGTCGACCCCGAGCTCGGCCAGGGCGCCGCGCCCGGCATCGGCTTCGCGATCCCGGCCGCCACGGTCCGCAGGCTCTCCGACCAGATCATCAAGAGCGGCAAGGTCACCGACTCCGGACGGGCGGCGATCGGCATCACCGGGCGGACGATCGTCGGCTCCGACTTCGCCCCGGCCGGCGTCGCGATCGTCGCCGTGGGACGCGGCGGGGCGGCCGAGAAGGCCGGGCTCCGGCCCGGCGACATCCTCATCCGGCTGAACGGCACGGACCTCACGACCATGCAGTCGCTCACCGAGGCCCTGGCGTCCCTCAAGCCCGGCGACCGGGCCGAGGTGGCCTACGACCGGGAGGGCACGGTGCGGACGGTGACGATCACGCTGGGCACGCTGTGA
- a CDS encoding leucyl aminopeptidase, translated as MTALTLSTSSAATLRADAIVIGVAKGPKGPVVAPGAEAVDKAFDGKLAAVLETLGATGGEGETTKLPAPSGLKAPVVLAVGLGDTPAKDEDFDAEALRRAAGSAARALTGSKKAGFALPVADAESAAAVAEGALLGAYTYVAAGAGGKAAAKKDADRATPLAEVALLGAKPRDKAVKAVAERASVLAEEMNRARDLINMPPNDLTPKTFTAAAQAAAKEHGLKVEVLDEKALLKGGFGGILGVGQGSANPPRLVRIGYTHPKAEKTLAFVGKGITYDSGGISLKPAGHNETMKCDMAGAAAVFGAVVAAARLGLRVNVTGWLALAENMPSGTATRPGDVLRMYGGKTVEVLNTDAEGRLVLADAIVRASEENPDAIVDVATLTGAMVIALGNRTFGVLGNDDAFRTSLYEIAEEVGEQAWPMPIPNELRKSMDSPVADFANIGERMGSALLAGLFLREFVGEGITWAHLDIAGPAFHESAPYGYTPKGGTGSAVRTLLRLAERTADGDLG; from the coding sequence GTGACTGCTCTGACTCTCAGCACTTCCAGCGCGGCGACGCTCCGCGCGGACGCCATCGTCATCGGTGTGGCCAAGGGCCCGAAGGGTCCTGTCGTCGCACCGGGCGCCGAAGCCGTGGACAAGGCGTTCGACGGCAAGCTGGCCGCCGTCCTGGAGACCCTCGGCGCCACCGGCGGCGAGGGCGAGACGACCAAGCTCCCCGCCCCGTCCGGGCTCAAGGCCCCGGTCGTGCTGGCGGTCGGGCTCGGCGACACCCCGGCCAAGGACGAGGACTTCGACGCGGAGGCGCTGCGCCGCGCCGCGGGCAGCGCGGCCCGCGCGCTGACGGGCAGCAAGAAGGCCGGCTTCGCGCTGCCGGTCGCGGACGCCGAGTCCGCCGCGGCCGTGGCGGAGGGCGCGCTGCTCGGCGCGTACACCTACGTCGCCGCCGGCGCGGGCGGCAAGGCCGCCGCCAAGAAGGACGCCGACCGCGCCACCCCGCTCGCCGAGGTCGCGCTGCTGGGCGCCAAGCCCCGCGACAAGGCGGTCAAGGCCGTGGCCGAGCGCGCGAGCGTGCTGGCCGAGGAGATGAACCGCGCGCGCGACCTGATCAACATGCCGCCGAACGACCTCACCCCGAAGACCTTCACGGCCGCGGCCCAGGCCGCCGCCAAGGAGCACGGTCTCAAGGTCGAGGTGCTGGACGAGAAGGCGCTGCTCAAGGGCGGCTTCGGCGGCATCCTGGGCGTCGGCCAGGGCTCGGCCAACCCGCCGCGCCTGGTGCGCATCGGCTACACCCACCCCAAGGCGGAGAAGACCCTCGCCTTCGTCGGCAAGGGCATCACCTACGACTCGGGCGGCATCTCGCTCAAGCCGGCCGGCCACAACGAGACCATGAAGTGCGACATGGCCGGCGCCGCCGCCGTGTTCGGCGCGGTCGTGGCCGCCGCCCGCCTGGGCCTGCGCGTCAACGTCACCGGCTGGCTGGCGCTCGCCGAGAACATGCCCTCGGGCACCGCGACCCGCCCGGGCGACGTGCTGCGGATGTACGGCGGCAAGACCGTCGAGGTCCTCAACACCGACGCCGAGGGCCGCCTGGTCCTGGCCGACGCCATCGTCCGCGCCTCGGAGGAGAACCCCGACGCGATCGTGGACGTCGCCACCCTCACGGGTGCCATGGTCATCGCGCTCGGCAACCGCACGTTCGGTGTACTCGGCAACGACGACGCGTTCCGCACCTCGCTGTACGAGATCGCGGAGGAGGTCGGCGAGCAGGCGTGGCCGATGCCGATCCCGAACGAGCTGCGCAAGAGCATGGACTCCCCGGTCGCCGACTTCGCCAACATCGGCGAGCGGATGGGCAGCGCCCTGCTGGCCGGTCTGTTCCTGCGCGAGTTCGTGGGCGAGGGCATCACCTGGGCGCACCTGGACATCGCGGGCCCGGCCTTCCACGAGAGCGCGCCCTACGGCTACACCCCGAAGGGCGGTACGGGCTCCGCGGTCCGCACGCTCCTCCGGCTGGCCGAGCGCACCGCCGACGGCGACCTGGGCTGA
- a CDS encoding DUF3043 domain-containing protein, with protein MFRSRSTSKDEQAAATQVTADQPKQRDPQAPKGRPTPKRSEASSQRRSLAATPANRKEATKRAREARRADLAKQREALANGDERFLPARDRGPLRRFARDFVDARYSVAEFFLPLAVLILVLSMINRGGFQSYVLLVWMLVIVLIVINSVITAVTLKRALKKRFPDENLRGVVPYALMRTLQMRRLRLPKPKVKRGEKP; from the coding sequence GTGTTCCGAAGCCGTTCCACCTCCAAGGATGAGCAGGCCGCAGCCACCCAGGTGACCGCGGACCAGCCGAAGCAGCGCGACCCGCAGGCACCCAAGGGCCGCCCCACCCCCAAGCGCAGCGAGGCCAGCTCGCAGCGCCGCAGCCTGGCCGCCACGCCGGCCAACCGCAAGGAGGCCACGAAGCGCGCGCGGGAGGCCCGCCGCGCGGACCTGGCCAAGCAGCGCGAGGCCCTGGCCAATGGCGACGAGCGCTTCCTGCCCGCCCGTGACCGGGGCCCGCTCCGCCGCTTCGCGCGCGACTTCGTGGACGCGCGGTACTCGGTGGCGGAGTTCTTCCTCCCGCTCGCCGTCCTCATCCTCGTCCTGAGCATGATCAACCGCGGCGGTTTCCAGTCGTACGTGCTCCTGGTGTGGATGCTCGTGATCGTCCTGATCGTGATCAACTCCGTGATCACGGCCGTCACGCTGAAGCGCGCCCTGAAGAAGCGCTTCCCGGACGAGAACCTCCGCGGCGTGGTGCCGTACGCCCTGATGCGCACGCTCCAGATGCGCCGGCTGCGGCTGCCCAAGCCGAAGGTCAAGCGCGGGGAGAAGCCCTGA